One genomic segment of Kocuria rhizophila DC2201 includes these proteins:
- a CDS encoding VOC family protein, with product MTGFHHVEVWVADLAQARSEWGWLLEELGFSQSDKWVEGESWSGGGAYLTLTTSPNLSGAVHDRRAPGVNHLAFIAGRSARVDEIMRAAPEHGWRPLYQERYPHAGGPEHYAGWLENSAGFKAELVAAGA from the coding sequence ATGACGGGATTTCATCATGTCGAAGTGTGGGTGGCTGACCTGGCTCAGGCGCGGTCCGAGTGGGGTTGGCTCCTCGAGGAACTTGGGTTCAGCCAGTCGGATAAGTGGGTTGAGGGCGAGTCCTGGTCAGGAGGGGGCGCTTATCTCACGCTGACAACCTCGCCAAATCTTTCCGGTGCTGTCCACGACCGTCGAGCCCCGGGCGTGAACCATCTCGCATTCATCGCGGGCCGATCCGCCCGCGTGGATGAGATCATGCGAGCTGCCCCCGAGCATGGCTGGCGCCCGCTGTACCAGGAGCGCTATCCCCATGCCGGTGGCCCTGAGCACTATGCTGGCTGGCTGGAGAATTCCGCAGGATTCAAAGCGGAACTTGTGGCTGCGGGGGCTTGA
- a CDS encoding GNAT family N-acetyltransferase: MIETSRLLLRRPCPADIDAVYAYRSRADVARYLSAGTWTRQKTGEEIDTYAEAQLNGPGDELVLLAELRATREVVGEVGLTWTDADNAAEIGYVFNPAYMGLGLASEAVSGVLSAALGAWGFTRVSARTDADNRASRLLCERVGMTLASRSLSTDGRDVEEVTYIKSGA, encoded by the coding sequence ATGATTGAGACCAGTCGTCTCCTACTTCGCCGGCCCTGCCCCGCTGACATCGATGCCGTCTATGCCTACCGGTCCCGAGCAGATGTCGCCCGCTACTTGAGTGCAGGAACGTGGACCCGTCAGAAAACTGGCGAGGAAATCGACACCTATGCCGAGGCACAGCTGAATGGACCCGGCGACGAATTGGTGCTCCTGGCCGAGCTCCGCGCCACCCGGGAAGTCGTGGGCGAGGTGGGGCTGACGTGGACCGACGCGGACAACGCCGCCGAAATCGGGTACGTGTTCAACCCTGCTTACATGGGGCTGGGCCTGGCCTCCGAAGCTGTCTCCGGTGTTCTCTCCGCAGCCCTCGGCGCATGGGGCTTCACCCGGGTCAGTGCGCGAACCGATGCTGACAACCGGGCCTCCCGCTTGCTGTGTGAGCGGGTGGGAATGACGCTCGCCTCCCGCTCTCTGAGCACAGATGGGCGCGACGTGGAAGAAGTAACCTACATCAAATCCGGCGCGTAG
- a CDS encoding type II toxin-antitoxin system prevent-host-death family antitoxin, producing the protein MVSVTLSQFRNQQSDYIATAQREPVEITSRGAGRRAVVVSPEFYERVVATLEDVADARAAAEARAEQEPRVSHEDLRRELGI; encoded by the coding sequence ATGGTCTCCGTGACGCTTTCCCAGTTCCGCAACCAGCAGAGCGACTACATCGCAACTGCTCAACGCGAGCCAGTCGAGATCACCTCGAGGGGCGCGGGACGACGTGCCGTCGTGGTCTCGCCCGAGTTCTACGAACGTGTGGTGGCGACCCTCGAGGACGTGGCCGATGCCCGGGCGGCGGCAGAAGCGCGCGCCGAGCAGGAGCCACGGGTCTCCCACGAGGACCTGCGGCGAGAACTCGGCATCTGA
- a CDS encoding type II toxin-antitoxin system RelE family toxin, protein MAYAISYAASAATTLRKLGQRTARRLREAIGKLARAPRPPGFIQLKGGAGEMRIWVGDHRVIYEILDGEPVIMVPRIGHRREVYR, encoded by the coding sequence TTGGCCTACGCGATCAGCTATGCGGCCTCGGCGGCGACGACGCTGCGCAAGCTGGGCCAGCGCACTGCGCGGCGTCTTCGGGAAGCAATCGGGAAACTTGCCCGGGCCCCACGCCCACCGGGCTTCATCCAGTTGAAGGGCGGCGCGGGGGAGATGCGTATCTGGGTGGGCGACCATCGCGTCATCTACGAGATCCTCGATGGGGAGCCGGTGATCATGGTGCCGAGGATCGGACACCGTCGGGAGGTCTACCGCTAG
- a CDS encoding VWA domain-containing protein has product MTEPEKQRGHAAHRAERRGPSRALLWITLAVLAIIASTVFALSRLAPEDAAAPGGSEANGPSGAASAGGEEPVVVGPSKTTAGTWAAVLQDPAVELGAPGEDTGTRELISRALGEARDGQAERAATEQAMKRRARTEGDAAPVQDAARRLQQVAEDPAPSTAPAADPSAPAYAAGAQHPAATVVTRGEWEDYRSRHADTTLVASTPGDRPASEAPTADDAALTQALGQWQHLAEPFHALVAIDVSGSMGTKALPDGSTRMDLTKAAATTAVGLFPEHDALGLWTFERHLDGDKDYRSVTPVRELSASVDGGTQRDQLSQDVQSLTFSPDGYTGLYDTTLAAYRQVLHDDAPGHLRTVIVLSDGMNHDPDSIALDELLSTLKAEQDAENPVRIITVGVSKDADATVLRQIAEATGGSSHVARTPQDIQKVFVDALTGA; this is encoded by the coding sequence ATGACCGAGCCCGAGAAGCAGCGCGGCCACGCCGCCCACCGAGCCGAGCGCCGAGGCCCGAGCAGGGCCCTGCTGTGGATCACCCTCGCCGTGCTGGCGATCATCGCCTCCACCGTGTTCGCGCTCTCCCGCCTGGCCCCGGAGGACGCCGCCGCCCCCGGCGGTTCCGAGGCGAACGGCCCCTCCGGTGCCGCGAGCGCGGGAGGCGAGGAGCCCGTCGTCGTGGGCCCGTCGAAGACCACGGCGGGAACGTGGGCCGCAGTGCTGCAGGACCCCGCCGTGGAGCTGGGCGCCCCGGGCGAGGACACCGGGACCCGCGAGCTGATCTCCCGTGCACTGGGCGAGGCGCGGGACGGTCAGGCGGAGCGCGCGGCCACCGAGCAGGCCATGAAGCGGCGCGCCCGCACGGAGGGGGACGCCGCCCCCGTGCAGGACGCGGCGCGACGCCTGCAGCAGGTCGCCGAGGACCCCGCACCGAGCACTGCGCCCGCGGCGGACCCGAGCGCCCCCGCGTATGCCGCGGGCGCGCAGCACCCCGCAGCCACCGTGGTCACGCGCGGCGAGTGGGAGGACTACCGCTCCCGGCACGCGGACACGACGCTCGTGGCCAGCACCCCGGGCGACCGCCCCGCCTCCGAGGCACCCACCGCGGACGACGCCGCCCTGACGCAGGCCCTCGGGCAGTGGCAGCACCTCGCGGAGCCGTTCCACGCCCTCGTGGCCATCGACGTCTCCGGGTCCATGGGCACGAAGGCCCTGCCGGACGGCTCCACGCGCATGGACCTCACCAAGGCGGCGGCCACCACTGCCGTGGGGCTGTTCCCCGAGCACGACGCCCTCGGGCTGTGGACGTTCGAGCGGCACCTGGACGGGGACAAGGACTACCGCAGCGTGACCCCGGTGCGCGAGCTCTCCGCTTCCGTGGACGGCGGCACCCAGCGGGACCAGCTCTCCCAGGACGTCCAGTCCCTGACGTTCTCCCCGGACGGCTACACAGGCCTGTACGACACCACCCTGGCCGCCTACCGCCAGGTGCTCCACGACGACGCCCCCGGTCACCTGCGCACGGTCATCGTGCTGTCCGACGGCATGAACCACGACCCCGACTCGATTGCGCTGGACGAGCTGCTCTCCACGCTGAAGGCCGAGCAGGACGCCGAGAACCCGGTGCGGATCATCACCGTGGGGGTCTCGAAAGACGCGGACGCCACGGTGCTGCGGCAGATCGCGGAGGCCACCGGCGGCTCGTCCCACGTGGCGCGCACGCCGCAGGACATCCAGAAGGTGTTCGTGGACGCGCTGACGGGGGCCTGA